From Pseudomonas sp. StFLB209, a single genomic window includes:
- the sctJ gene encoding type III secretion system inner membrane ring lipoprotein SctJ has protein sequence MYPKVIRLLALLSVVLALAGCGDRMELHRDLTEQDANEIMAELADKNISAYKRLDKSSVSVLVAAQDISRAVRALEAVGLPRRSRSSLGEVFRKEGVISSPLEERARYIYALSQELEQTLSQIDGVVVARVHVVLPERIAPGEPVQPASAAVFIKHRDGMEPDSVLPRIRRMVASSIPGMAGADDKKLAVVFVPSQEYRQTVERVSLGPFELTRERLEFWQWILGLSAFGIALLLGGLFALNPRWLQRLSRRPEAAGATQGAER, from the coding sequence ATGTATCCCAAGGTAATCAGGCTGCTCGCCCTGTTATCGGTAGTGCTGGCGCTGGCCGGCTGTGGTGACCGTATGGAACTGCATCGCGACCTGACCGAGCAGGATGCCAACGAGATCATGGCCGAGTTGGCCGACAAGAACATCAGTGCCTACAAGCGCCTGGACAAAAGCTCGGTGTCGGTACTGGTGGCGGCGCAGGACATTTCCCGGGCGGTACGCGCGCTGGAGGCGGTCGGTCTGCCGCGCCGCTCGCGTTCGAGCCTGGGTGAGGTGTTTCGCAAGGAGGGGGTAATCTCTTCGCCGCTCGAAGAGCGTGCCCGCTACATCTATGCGTTGTCCCAGGAGCTGGAACAGACACTCTCGCAGATCGACGGCGTGGTGGTGGCCAGGGTGCATGTGGTGTTGCCCGAACGCATCGCCCCTGGCGAACCTGTACAGCCAGCCTCGGCCGCGGTGTTTATCAAGCACCGCGACGGCATGGAACCCGACAGCGTCTTGCCGCGTATCCGGCGCATGGTCGCCAGCAGTATTCCGGGCATGGCCGGCGCTGATGACAAGAAACTTGCGGTGGTCTTCGTGCCTTCTCAGGAGTACCGGCAGACCGTCGAACGGGTCAGCCTCGGGCCGTTTGAGCTGACCCGTGAGCGCCTGGAGTTCTGGCAATGGATTCTTGGTCTGTCAGCGTTCGGTATCGCGTTGCTGCTTGGCGGCCTGTTTGCTCTCAACCCGCGCTGGTTGCAGCGGCTGTCGCGACGTCCCGAAGCGGCTGGCGCCACTCAAGGGGCTGAGCGATGA
- the sctI gene encoding type III secretion system inner rod subunit SctI — MAVNRVSTHSASLVDTELTSNVAPASADIAWFSAAMQPAAPRSAASPASEVSPVLQATSAFQKDAERINRQLQRVSGSVDPQQMMQANRSLSSFYLESMLSAKLVSKAAQSVEKLTSLQ, encoded by the coding sequence ATGGCTGTTAACCGTGTATCAACCCATTCCGCAAGTCTTGTGGATACCGAGCTGACATCGAATGTTGCGCCTGCCTCGGCGGATATCGCCTGGTTCAGTGCGGCCATGCAGCCCGCCGCGCCACGTTCGGCGGCGTCACCGGCCAGTGAGGTGTCGCCGGTATTGCAGGCCACCTCCGCATTTCAGAAAGACGCCGAACGGATCAACCGGCAGTTGCAGCGTGTCTCCGGCTCGGTCGACCCGCAGCAGATGATGCAGGCCAACCGTTCGCTGTCGTCGTTCTACCTTGAAAGCATGCTCAGCGCCAAACTGGTCAGCAAGGCGGCGCAAAGCGTGGAAAAACTGACCAGTCTGCAATAG